The stretch of DNA CGCATCGCTTCGACGGCGTACTCCCCGAGCGTGAGCCGGTGCGCGGCGTGGTTCGCGACGCCCGCGAGAGCGCGCACCGGGTCGAACGCTCCGCCGGTCACGAGCGTGAGGAAGCCGCCCAGCGACGCGGGGTGATCGTAATCCCAGAACGGTGCGCCGGCCGGAAGCCCCAACAGGCGCGTCGGATCGACGGCGTGCGCGCTCACGTACGCGCTTCGCAGTGGGAGATACGCGTACCAGGCGCCAGCGGAGACGACGGCAATTGCAACGGCGGCCAGCGGTTCCCACGGACGCGAGGCACGCACGTGCATGATCGCCAAAAAGAGCAGCGCGGGAAGTGCGAGCAGCAGCACGGGGTGTATCGCCACGCCCACGCCCCAGACGGCGGCCGCGGCGTAGAGATCGCGCGCGTCGCCGCGACGATGCCAGCGCAGCGCGAAGAACACCGTTGCTGCGAGCGCGCACGTCGCAAGCGCGTGCACCTCAGCGTACGTAGCGCGCGTCCACGCAATGGACCCGAAGGCGAAGAGCCACGCGCAGGCACTCGCGATCCACGCCTTCGCGCCCTCGTCCTCGACGCTCCGCGCGACGAGCCACGCGGCGACGCTCATCGCGAGCACGCTCATGAGGCTCATGCGCAGCGCGACCGAGCCGAACGGCACGAGGTGCGAGAAGACGTAACCGATCACGACGTACGCGGGGAAGCCGGCCGGATGTGCGATTCCGAGAATCCAGGGCACGGTGTCCATCTCACCGGTGTCCCAAAACCAGACGTCGCGGCGCGCGCTCGCGGCGTAGATGCACAGCGGCACGAGCCAAGCCAAGACCGCGGGCAGCCAAGCGAAGCGTAGCAGCCGAAGCGAAGCGAAGTGCCGAGCGGCGCGCAACGTGCGCCGCCTTACAGAAACGTGGAGCGGGGTAGTGCCGCCGGAAAGCGATACTGGCTGAAGACGATGCGCTCGCGCGCCATGCCGCCGCCGACCGTCGCGCTCACGGAGGCGCTGAGCGGTACCCAGTAACGGCCCTCCCTGCCGAACGCAATGCGCCCGCTGCCGGCAGCGATCGCGCCGCTGCTGTGAAAGTCGACGAACCGGGGAAGGTAGCTTTGGCCGTCGATCGTGACGCGATCGACGGCGAAGCCGCTCGAGGAATGCAGCAGCGGTATCGTTTGAAAGACGTAGTCCAGGTGGCCGCCGTCCCGCACGGCGTCGAGAAAGAGCAGCTCGTACGCATCCGGTCGCGGCGCAACCGCCGCCACCGAGTATACGTCGCCGCGTCGCGCAATTCGGACGATCTTGCGATGGACCGAGACGGCGTTGATCGAGATGGTTTCGTCTCGAACGTTGATGCCGCTACGGTAGACGCGATGCTGCTGCTCGATGTTCGTCGGCCCGGCTTGAGAAATGCTGTAAACGAAGATCATCGCCTTCGGCGGCACGAGATTCGCCAATGCGGTTGCGTAGCGCTCGAGCACGAGCTGCGAATCGAGCGGAGCGGGGAGCGCTCCCACGAGCAACGCCGCCAATACGAGGACGGTTTTCACGCGAGCACCGCCTCGCGAATCGCCTGGAGCGCGGCGCTCGCGCCGCCCGGCTTCTTTCCTCCGCCCTGCGCCTGCGCCGCCTGGCCGCCGCCCCTTCCGTCGACGAGCGGCGCAGCGAGCTTGACGAGATTGCCCGCGTGGACGCCGAGTTTTACGTGATCTTCGCTCGCCGACACCAGCAGGCTCACGGTTCCATCGTCGACGCCCGCAAGGGCGATGACGCCGCTCGGGAGGCGCGTGCGTATCGCATGGCTCAAGTGGCGCAGTGCGTCCGGCGTCGCGTCCGGGACGACCGCGCCGACGAACGTTCGATCGCCGCTGCGCTCGGCATCTCGCACGTACTCCTGTGCGTCCGCCGCGGCAAGACGCGCGCGCAGCTGGCCGACCGCGTTCTGCAGCTCCTTGACGTCGCGTT from Candidatus Dormiibacterota bacterium encodes:
- a CDS encoding DUF2723 domain-containing protein, whose translation is MRAARHFASLRLLRFAWLPAVLAWLVPLCIYAASARRDVWFWDTGEMDTVPWILGIAHPAGFPAYVVIGYVFSHLVPFGSVALRMSLMSVLAMSVAAWLVARSVEDEGAKAWIASACAWLFAFGSIAWTRATYAEVHALATCALAATVFFALRWHRRGDARDLYAAAAVWGVGVAIHPVLLLALPALLFLAIMHVRASRPWEPLAAVAIAVVSAGAWYAYLPLRSAYVSAHAVDPTRLLGLPAGAPFWDYDHPASLGGFLTLVTGGAFDPVRALAGVANHAAHRLTLGEYAVEAMRELTPLGAAATAAGVCTTWMRDHVRAATLLLFGIPCIPFALGFPPESEPRRYLLASFVVAAIFAGDAAEFVAHRIPQLRALVTAALLAAAVVLVVENRWIFALAGDERARAVISDVQQRTPQDAVLVANWLDAPALAYAAYVERSLGGRIVVAAWIGDVASDVPAWRRTRPVFVVGPSNATSVAGLRIVPLSPGSPVYRLARP